The Carassius gibelio isolate Cgi1373 ecotype wild population from Czech Republic chromosome B19, carGib1.2-hapl.c, whole genome shotgun sequence genomic interval TAAAGTATCGGTAGCACTGACCATCAAAACAATCCAGTGCCTGTACAGCGTCTGCCAGGCGATACAAGTGCAGGTATGTTATGCCTTGCGATAATGTGGATTCATGCAAAGAAGTTAACTCTACATGTTTCTCTACTGGACAACAATGGTACTTTCATAAGAAAGAGAGTTTGGTAGCCCCACCTGTCCATTAGGAATCTGCTGATTCTCATTCTCATCCAGAGCTTTGTCTGGTACAGGAGGTGGTTTTTCATCCTCAGGCTCTTCGAAATTCACAATGGCAGCCGAGCGCCTGGCCTCCATGTCGGTGCTGTAGCGGCTCTTCTTGCTGAGGTTGACAGAGGCATACTCCACACCATTGGGCAGCATGGTGTGGTCTGGTGTAGCGGGGCTTGGGTGGCCATTAAAAAGAGGTGCAGATGGTTCCTCTGGGCTTAGTGTACCGTTGGAAAGGCCAATGTCCTTGAGTTCTTTCACCGTCTCGTATAGACAGTCCTCGACACTGACATCACGGGAAGCGCTGTCCTTCACCACCTCATACGTGCCTTCTCCTGCGGGAGCTTGCGTATCGATGGCTCCTTTGAGGGTATCGGTGGGTGGAATGCTGGGTAATTCCCGATCCTGGTGATACTTAGAGGATCTGATCTCTGATTGGCTGGACAGCATGTCTTCTGAAGGCTGGGGACTTGTGTCCATTGTGTCCGTTAGTACTGAGGACAAAGGTAAGTTGAAAGAGTGTGAGTTGCCTGCTGTAGTTGTTTACAGACAGTGTCAATGAGACCGTAGAACTGTTACCTGTACCACTGGTGAGAGGCCCATTATGAGAGCTGCTGATCGCCAAGTCAGTCCCATGGCTCTCTACTGACTGGCTACATACTTCCTTTTCTGACACCTGCAGAGAAATAGGATGTAATTTGTTACCTATGcactataaatgaaataaaaaccatTCAATGATGCAATCGGTCTTCAGACTGCAAGCTAAAGCAGGGGATCTCAAACTTTGGGTCATGAAAACAGAGATGAGATACATGCTAGACTTTTGATTCTGTCTTATAATTTCAGGGTCAATGATAAAACTGATTGAATGTGAAATGTAATGGGTCATTTGTGAGATGGTAGCATGCATAGCTTAATTCTCTGACACCAGTCAGAGAgcaagaatttaaataaaaaaatgggtcAAGGAccaaaaaaggttgagaacctgCTATAAGGAGACCAGAGACAAAGACACTTGGACTGAGCTCTTTGTTTGCATCTTTAAACCGTAGCAAAACACCCTGCTGTGGCACTCTGAGAACACCTAGTGGCAGGTCTTTGAAATGCCTGTTGCCAGGGTGATTAAGTCCTTCAGAAGCAGGAGGTTAAAAGCTGAGAGCCACTCAGATTGTCACTGAAAGACAAAGACCCCATTTAACCTGTCAGGCTGTGACAGACACCGCCATTTAAACAAAGCCCCCCTCAATATATTGACAGGGAAGATGTATATTATCGTGCAAAGATTTGCCTTCAGATATCCATCAAAACTATAGAGGTTTACTGCGGTTAACAGAGAGATAATGTCAGACATTTGCTTAATCATGTCACAATCATTACTACTCACTTTATATAATACAGATGGTCTCAACCTTGAGGTCACAGCCCTGTGTTTGTCTCCAAAGTGGTTATCTGCCCAGTTTTCATATAAAGCAAGACTACacctatatataaatattaatcttaaaatgtaatgtaacaaaTATCGGCTGCAATGAGACCtagaagattattattattattattattattatttacagtagaTTAAATTCTGAATTGCTCCAATTTAAATTCTAATcaattaattactattatttaaatgacttttttcccACTTAAAGTTTAGAGACAATAAGATTTCAGTTTTTTGAAaataagtctcttttgctcaccaaggctgtattttgtaaaagcaaaacagtaatattgtgaaatttgacaattctaaagaacatttatattttaatacattttaaaatgtaattttttcccgtgatgcaaagctgaattttcagcatcattttttCCAGTCTTTGaagtcccatgatccttcagaaatttctTGATGAATGTTAGCACATATTGAGAATTTGAACTGAGAAGTTCGATTCAGTtgattaaaaataagtaaaatttatttttagttgGAGGAAGTGCAATCGTTTGCAGCTCAGCTGTTTGACAAAATATCTAAAAGCCTATATGGTTTGGTTTTATGCAAGTGATGGTTTATCTCTTCGTTCATTCCGGCTGAGTTTTAGAGTGGTACCCACTCTCTTTCACCATGCAAAAATGATTTGATAAAGTCCTAGTGCAGTCAATAACATTTAAACCCACTCTTAAGTAGAAATGTGTTGTTATTCTTAATGTAATCTACAAGTCATTTAACTACTCTTGTGAAATTCAAAATAAGTCGCAAACCTCAAAATGCAGAGAGCCCAGTTTCTGTAGTAATGTAAGCATAACCAGTAAGTGTTATTAACAGCATTTGCATAAAGGCCACAGTTTAGACATTTTTACAGCTTTCATGTTGCTGTTAGTGTAGTGCACAGCATGCAAATGCAGAAAGCATAGCTAACGATACATTTGAGGTAAACGCATCCcaatgaatataataaatataaaatcaacATCTGGCTGTGTGGGGGCCTGATGATCtttgtactgtacatgtgtgcTCCACAAGCCTTCATAATCAGTCAACAAGCCACAGACATGCTGGCAGGCCCCCTCATTTAATGACAGTTACAATGAACGATTCATGCATAAAACATTCCCACAGATCCTGCCTATACAGCTgcttgtgtgtatgcatgtgtgtgtttagcaCTCAATTATGCCCTCAGTAGGTCACACTAATCTCCTGACTGCTAAACATCTCCTGAACTCTTGAACTCTGTCCTTGGATGATAATTTCACAGAAAACACCCACTCAGATGCAACAGACCCAGAGAGAAAGGCAACTCATGCATGAAGTTTCTCATCTCCCTGCAgccaaacaaaaatgttaatctgTCTGCTTCATGCTTTCCTCCCACAAACCCCGGGTCGCACAATGACCGTCCATTCTCTTCTCTGTTCTCCCAGCTTTACTAGGCCCCCCGAGCACAGCGGTCACACATTCTCATGACTAAAACACTCTAAAGATGGTTCATGTAATCTAGGGACTTTCTgtgattaaaaatgcattttgaaatgaaaaacgAGGAATGGCCACAATGAGGCAGCACAGGCTTAAAACTCTTAGATGGAAAGCATCACTGAAGCACATGCTTACCCCATTCATCAGGTTTTCATGGTCTCCTGGCGGCCCCCCTTTTTTCTGCCTGTGGAGTCAGAGGGAGAGAATTACTGAGAAATTTTGATTAAGTCTGTAGATTTGGTTGTGTGCTCTAAATCTATTGTCTGTTGCTTTGTTTTTGTGTTGCAACATTCAATATCATATTCTAAGATGCAAACTAAGCCTTGTTCTAGACAGCAAAGCATTTCAAATCACATTTAATATAGAACTGAATCAAGGATTACGCTTTATCTGCAGGAATCTGAAGGAAACTGCCCTTGGAAGTTTTATCCTGGTtatattttggaaataaaaatatttagtacaaaaatataatttcttcttaataaataaataaataaatatactgtataaattaatTCCATGACATGTAGGCCTACTAAATATTGGTGACATCAGTGACAGactaatatgtttttttcttttttcttgagaTAATAACTGAAAATTAAGAACTGAAATCCAAAATATTGCAATGCCTTCTTAATATTAACAATTAGTATTCAAAGTGCGCTGTTCAAATGATTTAGTATATTTTGAGtaaatactgtgtaaaataaaggttcatttcatttgaatattttttcatATCTAATATACGGGTCTAGCTGGACTTTTTCTTTTCCATGCCAGTTTGGGGAGAGAAAAATCTGTGGAATCATGCAGAAAGGATTTATGGTAAAATTAGGTAAACTGTGTTAAATGAAGATTGGAGCATAACTCTCATATTAGTAAATGAAAGCATAATAAAATTAGGCCAAATATGTAATAACAGGAATGAGGTATGTCTTAAATTGTGTGGCTGATGCCAGATTCCACAGATTCCACATGTGTTGACAAAAGTGTATTTTATATTAGTATTAGCTATTAAATATTATCAGCTACTATAGTCTGCtcaatagtattaaaatattagaGGTATCAAAGATTAGGAGTGTTTTACTGATACTCACCCCTGGCAGCTCGCACACAGCAGCAGCAGGACAGATAGCAGCAGGAAAGCCGTGAGCGCCGTGAGCGTGCCTACAAGTGCCAGCTCCCCTTTAGCCAGCGCCGCCGCCcccgtgacctctgaccccaacATAGCACTCAGCGCAGGAGCCATTATACATCACAATGATGAGTCGCCTTCATCGACCAAATGCACCTCACTGCAGAGGCTGCACACAAAAAATGGATAGTGCCATAGAGAAAGAATGGGGGAGGAGAGAAGAATAACATTGATGTTTGATGGTTATCCAAAAGACCTTTGCACTTCACAGAGTCAGCAAACCAAATCAGAAAAATGTGAAACCTCATTCTTTTTTGTTCCAGATCCAGATCCTGAGTcagtttaattatatatttaagtgtgAAATATAATTGAATTGATAGTCTCAGATCCAAATGACGTGATGGAACAACCTTGCAAACATCCCTTACTATGTTAGAGCTCTTTGTCCACAAGAGTTTTGTGAATCCTCAGCCACAAGGTGGCAGACATGTGCAGATGCACAATCCTGTCACACGGTACCGCAGTGAGCTCAGCCTGAGGCTCCTTCAGAACAAATGGCTCGTGGACGTTTCACTCAGTAACCCAAACATGTAGGCTGGTTTCTTTTGACAGCGAGCCAGATTAAACAGAGTCCTGGTCCAGGATGGTGTGTGATGGTGGGCCCCACCTCCACAAGCTGAATAGACAGATAACAATCAAATGGCTGGCATCCCAGTGGAGACTGAGGCCCGGGCAGCGCTTCTGATCTTTTGTGTGAGGGGAGATGGACAGCACTGCTGCCTCTCTAAAGGGTGAGTCTTTCCTCTCCACTCGCTCAAACTCTCCGATAAGAAACAGCAGAACGAAAGCCACCCAAAGCCACGGAGAACATGAAGTCTGCATTCGATCTGAACAAAGTCTTTATTTTCGATGCAAATAATATCGTCCTACTCCTTAAATTGCTTAGTTAATGCATACCAGAAGAAGTACTGTAGGTTTTTACGAGATGAAAAAGCCAATTGTGCTACTCGAGAAACTATATGCAAATATTACTAAAGCGTAGGCATTACCATATATTAACTGAttctaattaataaataatgcctGTTAAACAGTGCAGACTGTCTCCTTAGCACTAGTTTCAGTAATGGAGGTTTCATTTGAACACTGAGAGGTACACCTATAATCATTTcaacaaatattaatacatatatatatttttccatattaaaatctataaaaaggATTCACAGATTCTTTTGTCATCAGAACCCTTTTGACTTTAAATATTTACCTAtgagaatttaaattaaatgcaatattccATTCTGGTATATAAATAagcatgaataaataagctttccattgatgtatggtttgttagggtaGGACTaaatttggccaagatacaacaatctggaatctgagtgtgcaaaaaatgtaaatacttggaaaatctcctttaaagttgtccaaatgaagttcttagcaatgcatattactaatcaaaattaagttgtgatatatttacagtaggaaatttacaaaatatcttgatagaacatgatctttacttgatatcctaatgatttttgacataaagatcattttgacccatacagtggattgttggctattgctacaatataccacaaataataataacaatgtacaTGTTCACAGTTCACTGATGCTGGCTTATAGTCACATGGCATGCaggtaaataaatacaactttttgttgtttttagtaagtatttcatttaataataatttgttttattattcattttattttattaatatcagaaAGAATCAACAAAAGCGTAGCATTATGTGCATGATATTTTAGGAATCCTATTGTGGTCAAATCTTCATTTACCTTCATTTAGCATGCTAAATTATTCTCTTCCAAATCATTATCCCAAATCTACACCCTTGATAGCATGCGAGTCAAATACTAGTTCTATGCTTTCTGTACATGATGGAGTAagattaagaagaagaagaagaattggaTATCATAAGAAAACTTTCCTAACATCATGTATCTTTTAAACTGGATTCAACTGGTAAAGACCTACCACAAAAACCTCAAATATGTCAATATACTAGGAGGAAAATCCCCCAAAAAGCTGTAAAAACACAAGCAGATTATTCAAAATCAAGTCTTGTACAGTTCTCAGTACCAAAAATGAAAAACGAGTCCTACCTGAACACTTGTTTGGCTCTGGTGATTGTTGCCTGCAGGGAAACAAAGAGAGCAAGCGATTAGATGGAGGAAGGGAGCTCTGCACATACTGCAGTACCAGACAGCACATTGTGCACAACATCTTGACATTTTCAGATACTTTTAGTCAAACTTACATATTACTGACTATAAATCACAACTGGTTACATAAGAATTATaatatagagaaaaaaaactacacaGAATCCACAGCAAGCAGAAGCAACTCTTGTATGCGATGATCAATTCTGCATTCATGGTCTAATGAAGACAATGGATCATTGGTTCCCAGTAGCAGACTGCTTATGAGGTCTCTCAGCATGAACACATCTCAAGCATCTGCTAAAATGCATGTGAGCACCAGCATCCATTTCCTTCTGAGGAACAAGCACCAAGAACTTTGTCTAGATCCTCACAAATGTGCTACAGAGTAACTATAGCAACTGTGATCTGAAGTTAGTTTGTGCAATGATTTCCTCTAAAGATTGTATTTCAGGGAGTATAACATGCAGATGACGAGATATATAAACCACAAAACTGGATGTTTACTGCCAAGGGTTGCCATGCATTTGCTATGGTGATCAGAGGTGTCCACACTGTTTTGGTTTGTTCCTCATCCTGAAGTCTCTACAACTGTCGATGATTttggtaatatataatatacctAAATCCAGCACTGCTTATGAAAACTATAGTCTAAGAAATATGGGACCCATTTTTACTGAAATGTtagaattaaaattttaaaaaggaAGCGATTCCTTCACAAGGAATGCTAGGATTGTGTGTTTCTTGCCATATAAAATAAGGCACTGGAAAAGCCATTTGATGGGGGAATGTGTTTGGAAAGGCTGTAGTCCCAGATCGAGATGAGCAACTGTGGTCCTTGGAAACACTTTGGGCAAGCCATTGGTCACTTCTTTGCCAGAGTCATTACGGATGAAGATCCAGATCACCGGATCATGTGTAAGAACTGTGTCCATCTGGATCCTTCAGTATATCTGTCCCTATTAATTCACAGTATCTCgctgccaagaaaaaaaaaaaaaaaaaaagagagagtggaAAAAATACAATACCTACAGATATTTGGCTTAAAGTTACTTTATAGTTACAGACGACTATATCGCAAAGACTTTCCTCCCCAGGGGTCACAGCGAGGGTGGGATTTTGTGGAAAAGCACAGCTGGGCTGATGCTGAGAACGCATCCGGTAAAAGATTCTCATGCGATCGCCAGCGGCATCTCCTGAATAAATAATTGCACTGGAGCAGGAGTAATGCAATAAGGAATTTTGTGGATGCTCTGTTATTATATGTTTTTCTGCTGACAGAAGCTTTGATAATAACTCATCTCCAGGAGCGCGCTCTAAAAAAAGAACATTGTAATACTTATGTATTTTGTAACCCCTTATGGAAATCGTCAGCATTCTTTGTAGCATAAATGCTGAAATATTTGCAGCAGGAGAGAGTTAGAATCATAAAGCTTTTATAGATGTCAATCAAATGGCCATTAGCTTCTAAAAGACCAATGGTTTTACAGCTTCTCTTTGGCCACTTTAGAGGAGAATGGCATATTCGACATATGCTGTGTTCTGGCTCTTGGCTGGACACAGGGGTGCGTGTCGTCTGTTGTTACATTGCACTCACTGTGACAGGAAGCTCAGTCTGCTTCGGGGCACTTACAAagtgatttaaaggaatagttcaatctCAAAATAAGTGTCATTATTACTCACATGCATGTCGTTTCAGACCTATTGagttctttggaacacaaatggtcatttttttcttcttcttctagttTATAGTAAACACGAATGGTTTAGAATTATGAAAAAGCTCCAAAATGGCAAAAAGACCAAAAAAGTCATGCACTACATTTCAAGTCCCCCATCTGAAATTATGTGAAATAGTACTGTTCATTGAAAATCTTACCATTTGCCAAAGATCATCATGAGTTTTTGAGAAAAGTAGCAATTTTAGATTCATGGATGAATTTTTCTTTCGAGTCacatcttttcaatgaatcatgTGATCCAGTTTACAAATGAAGTCTGAATGATTCCTCAGTCAaacaatgagttttttttttttaaagagattattacttttattcagcagggacattaaattaatcaaaagtggca includes:
- the LOC127979465 gene encoding phosphoprotein associated with glycosphingolipid-enriched microdomains 1; translated protein: MAPALSAMLGSEVTGAAALAKGELALVGTLTALTAFLLLSVLLLLCASCQGQKKGGPPGDHENLMNGVSEKEVCSQSVESHGTDLAISSSHNGPLTSGTVLTDTMDTSPQPSEDMLSSQSEIRSSKYHQDRELPSIPPTDTLKGAIDTQAPAGEGTYEVVKDSASRDVSVEDCLYETVKELKDIGLSNGTLSPEEPSAPLFNGHPSPATPDHTMLPNGVEYASVNLSKKSRYSTDMEARRSAAIVNFEEPEDEKPPPVPDKALDENENQQIPNGQLQSPLTTPELQDSVSPDSELSDMYSKVVKNSIKEAENDYSSIGDIKGMVPESTSSDLYATVGDEYPIAFCSQPPEGLTENTDPGYETIKISKASEEAHQGNGIVEPDYESVGELGLNGEISRL